CAGCATCCATTTTGAAGCGCCCAAAGAAAAGGGTGAGTATCCTTATCTCTGCACCTTTCCCGGCCATTGGATGGTGATGAACGGGGTGATGAAGGTGGAGTAAAAATGAAAAAGGCCCGGTTGGTCACAACCGGGCCTTCAAATTCTAACCTAACCAGCGGTTGATTTGCCGGTCACTTCAGCTCCTTGATGCGCAAGTTGCGGAACTTGTAGGTGGCACCTTTTTCGCCGTGGTGTTGGATGGCGATGGGGCCGCTGGCGTCCTTGTCGTCTTCCACATCGGTGGTGACGACGCCGTTGACTTCGATCTTCAGCTTATTGCCTTTGCAGGTGATGCGGTAGGTGTTCCAATCGTTGCGCTTGAAGGCATCACCAGCGCGGGCGCGGAAAGCGGCGATACTTTCCTCATTGCCCTTGATGGGGCTGATGAACCACATGCGGCGGCCTTCATCATACAACCCACCGGACCATTTGCGGTCAGGGCTGCCGTCCACTTCAGCCTGGTATCCGAAAACCTTGTTAGGCTGCACATGGGCGCGGAACATGAAACCACTGTTGGCCTGGCCTTCAGGAAGCAGGATGTCACCTTCAAAGATGAAATCGCTGTAGCTCTTGTCCGTGACGACGAAGAATTTCTTTTCGCCGGTGAGGTGAATTTCACCGTCCACGACTTTGATGTTGCCCCATTCGTAAGGGTTGGTCCAACCGGTCATGGTCTTGCCATCGAACAGGGGGACAAAGCCGTCTTCAGCGAAGGAGGACAGGGTGACGGAACCGAGCAGGGCGGTAAGAAGGAGGAGGCGTCTTTTCATGGTAGGGCCGGGATTATGAACCTTCTGGCCGTTGATGCAAAGAGCGGATGTAGGCATTGTCGGGTACG
This region of Prosthecobacter fusiformis genomic DNA includes:
- a CDS encoding 3-keto-disaccharide hydrolase, producing the protein MKRRLLLLTALLGSVTLSSFAEDGFVPLFDGKTMTGWTNPYEWGNIKVVDGEIHLTGEKKFFVVTDKSYSDFIFEGDILLPEGQANSGFMFRAHVQPNKVFGYQAEVDGSPDRKWSGGLYDEGRRMWFISPIKGNEESIAAFRARAGDAFKRNDWNTYRITCKGNKLKIEVNGVVTTDVEDDKDASGPIAIQHHGEKGATYKFRNLRIKELK